In the genome of Raphanus sativus cultivar WK10039 chromosome 9, ASM80110v3, whole genome shotgun sequence, the window ggaccaaatcagcaacatagaagtttgaaatcagattacacttaccttgcaagcctcttagataggcattgttgctgtttgattcggatatagaagaaacactgatccagttagctctccttactcctgatgcaataaaacaaaacaagttagcacataaaagtttatcaaagagtaagagtcttatcccaaaTTTGTTTCTGCTTGGTTCTGGCTTGTATGATTCATCTGGAGGTGCTTCTTTGATGAGGATAAAGCCAGGGACATGTTGGTTCTTGTTCAGATCAGGTGGCTTGAACCGATTGTCTTCCTCACgcttgttctttctccttgattgcttccaagcttccttataatctgcacatggctctggtcgccatagataggattgagatattttgaactcagaaaaattcaaacaaagcacacagaGGATCAGCCGACTTGTAGAATCCATAACTATTTCACCTGAGAAGATTTGGTCGTGATTCCAATTCGACGTGAGACCCTCATGAGTTAAGTTTCCATAGCAGTCGAGTTTGTTGAATAATtccttgtggttgttgagatatgatcctcggactgctcctatgtcaaATCTGGCGGCTAGACAGCTTTCAAAGATTtcttgttgcatctccaacttagcTAAGGACTCATCTTTGATACTCTGATACTTATAGCCCCTCTTTTCACCTGTACCTTTCTCAGCTTCttttggacaagtcaagtggattatcatgtcaaagaaagtattGTAGACAAAAATATCTCCAAAACACAAAACAGTATGATTCCTCCATCTATTCAgcttatcaaataaaatattacagaCCCAAATGTTAGTAAGGAACAAGTTCACACACTCAGAATCAATGAACTCTAATTTCAGTTGTGTAGCAGGTTTATCAAAGAAAGTGTTATACACTAGAATATCCTCAAAGAACAACCCTACACGTTTAAAATCATTTTCAGCACACAAACAATCAATCTCAAACTCAGAGAACTTTGCAGACTTCACAAAATCAAATCTAATATCAGATTGATGCAATTTCGGTTCATGAAACTTCCTAGGTTCTTTCAAGAGACAAGTAGATGCAAGAAAATTATCAGTGATCAGATCATGCCTAGGAAAGTTCTCAACAAAACTCTTATCTTCAGTTCTAGCAAATAAATCACAAGGCTTAAAACAGAAATCAGATTGTTTCAAATCAGGCTCAAAAACCTTTTCATAGTGATCAAAACTTTTGCTATGCTTCATAAAATGATCAAGACTCAAAACATGACCAGAAAGATGGTTATTATCAGtttgaaaacgtttttgatcaaagaggttttctGGTTTAAGTTCCTTAAAAGATTTAGACATGTTATCAAAACCAggttttgaaacacaaaaatcttttattttgtcaagaccaaaacgtTTTATATCTTCAGTGCTCACTTTAACAAACATTTCAGGAACAGAGACAACCATATTAATCTTCTTACACTGCTCTTGCAGGTCATAAGACAAGGATTCAGGAGATGTTTCAGACTGCAAG includes:
- the LOC130499815 gene encoding uncharacterized protein LOC130499815, producing the protein MAGDQKGKLTKKERLLLEQENQILEEWLQVLKDMEKQPKRTRRARLSFEAKNQEAVTTVSELKVAEPDSATSFQEAQTETSLVKGEFEKGQEFSLFLSQSEFNFNNSFDELTCLEPVQPSRIVSVSQVAKEDSAEKEPEQATQGEELEQLNILQSETSPESLSYDLQEQCKKINMVVSVPEMFVKVSTEDIKRFGLDKIKDFCVSKPGFDNMSKSFKELKPENLFDQKRFQTDNNHLSGHVLSLDHFMKHSKSFDHYEKVFEPDLKQSDFCFKPCDLFARTEDKSFVENFPRHDLITDNFLASTCLLKEPRKFHEPKLHQSDIRFDFVKSAKFSEFEIDCLCAENDFKRVGLFFEDILVYNTFFDKPATQLKLEFIDSECVNLFLTNIWVCNILFDKLNRWRNHTVLCFGDIFVYNTFFDMIIHLTCPKEAEKGTGEKRGYKYQSIKDESLAKLEMQQEIFESCLAARFDIGAVRGSYLNNHKELFNKLDCYGNLTHEGLTSNWNHDQIFSEPCADYKEAWKQSRRKNKREEDNRFKPPDLNKNQHVPGFILIKEAPPDESYKPEPSRNKFGIRLLLFDKLLCANLFCFIASGVRRANWISVSSISESNSNNAYLRGLQGKCNLISNFYVADLVPFIAGKADLRSNLFEEGGDDMIMESTKEWKHEPEPEELVAEDATLKNAWKQEEYIGLGRSLIIQDTLTTLQATPPSS